One stretch of Clavibacter michiganensis DNA includes these proteins:
- the purH gene encoding bifunctional phosphoribosylaminoimidazolecarboxamide formyltransferase/IMP cyclohydrolase, with the protein MSGPRHDPSLFRDRDGVEVTRALVSVSDKTGLLELAAALAEAGVEIVSTGSTASTIAEAGFPVTQVQDVTGFPESLDGRVKTLHPAVHAGLLADLRLESHEAQLAELGISPFQLVVVNLYPFVETVASGAPASDVIEQIDIGGPAMVRASAKNHANVAIVVSPSSYDEVIQAVGSGGTTLEQRRRLAAAAFAHTADYDRAVADYFRSTVVGAGSSDQAAPAWPASWDVGGELAQVLRYGENSHQDAALYRRPDGVGIAQATQLHGKEMSYNNFVDADAAVRAAYDFAEPAVAIIKHANPCGIAVAAPRAVDAIAAAHRSAHDCDPVSAFGGVIAANRTVTLGMAETVKEIFTEVLVAPGFDDDALTLLKTKKNLRLLTLPEGYHREELEARQISGGYLVQSGDAFPTDGTRLSTTWTLATGEPVDEQTLADLEFAWKACRAVKSNAILLAHHGASVGVGMGQVNRVDSCQLAVQRAGDRASGSVAASDAFFPFADGLQVLLDAGVRAVVQPGGSVRDEEVVEAARAAGVAMYFTGERHFFH; encoded by the coding sequence ATGAGCGGACCCCGTCACGACCCGTCCCTGTTCCGTGATCGAGACGGCGTGGAGGTGACGCGCGCCCTCGTCTCCGTCAGCGACAAGACGGGGCTGCTCGAGCTGGCCGCTGCGCTCGCGGAGGCCGGGGTCGAGATCGTCTCCACCGGATCCACCGCGAGCACCATCGCCGAGGCGGGCTTCCCCGTGACGCAGGTGCAGGACGTGACCGGGTTCCCGGAGTCGCTCGACGGACGCGTCAAGACGCTGCACCCCGCGGTCCACGCCGGTCTGCTCGCCGACCTCCGGCTCGAGTCGCACGAGGCGCAGCTGGCGGAGCTCGGCATCTCCCCGTTCCAGCTCGTGGTCGTGAACCTCTACCCGTTCGTCGAGACGGTGGCGTCGGGCGCCCCCGCCTCGGACGTGATCGAGCAGATCGACATCGGCGGCCCCGCCATGGTGCGCGCGTCCGCCAAGAACCACGCGAACGTCGCGATCGTCGTGTCGCCGTCGAGCTACGACGAGGTGATCCAGGCCGTGGGCTCCGGGGGCACCACCCTCGAGCAGCGGCGCCGGCTCGCGGCCGCGGCCTTCGCGCACACGGCCGACTACGACCGCGCGGTCGCCGACTACTTCCGGTCGACCGTCGTCGGCGCAGGATCCTCCGATCAGGCCGCCCCCGCCTGGCCTGCGAGCTGGGACGTCGGGGGCGAGCTGGCCCAGGTGCTCCGGTACGGGGAGAACTCCCACCAGGACGCCGCGCTCTACCGACGGCCCGATGGCGTCGGCATCGCCCAGGCGACGCAGCTGCACGGCAAGGAGATGTCCTACAACAACTTCGTCGACGCGGATGCGGCGGTGCGAGCCGCCTACGACTTCGCGGAGCCGGCGGTGGCCATCATCAAGCACGCCAACCCCTGCGGCATCGCCGTCGCGGCGCCCCGCGCGGTCGACGCGATCGCCGCCGCGCACCGGAGCGCGCATGACTGCGATCCCGTCTCGGCCTTCGGGGGAGTGATCGCGGCGAACCGCACGGTCACGCTGGGGATGGCGGAGACGGTGAAGGAGATCTTCACGGAGGTGCTCGTCGCCCCCGGGTTCGACGACGACGCGCTCACGCTGCTCAAGACGAAGAAGAACCTCCGGTTGCTCACTCTCCCCGAGGGGTACCACCGCGAAGAGCTCGAGGCCCGCCAGATCTCGGGCGGCTACCTCGTCCAGTCCGGCGACGCCTTCCCCACGGACGGCACGCGCCTCTCGACGACCTGGACCCTGGCCACCGGCGAACCCGTGGACGAGCAGACGCTCGCGGACCTCGAGTTCGCGTGGAAGGCCTGTCGGGCGGTGAAGTCGAACGCGATCCTGCTCGCCCACCACGGGGCTTCCGTCGGCGTGGGCATGGGTCAGGTCAACCGGGTGGACTCGTGTCAGCTCGCCGTGCAGCGCGCGGGCGACCGGGCATCCGGATCGGTGGCCGCGTCCGACGCGTTCTTCCCGTTCGCCGACGGTCTGCAGGTCCTGCTCGACGCCGGCGTCCGCGCGGTGGTCCAGCCCGGAGGGTCGGTTCGCGACGAGGAGGTCGTCGAGGCCGCTCGCGCCGCGGGCGTCGCCATGTACTTCACGGGCGAGCGCCACTTCTTCCACTGA
- the purN gene encoding phosphoribosylglycinamide formyltransferase, giving the protein MRVLNVVVLISGSGTNLHALLQAADHADYPARVIAVGADRDADGLRFAEERGIPTFTVPFASFPDRAAWGDELAAAIAGWEPDLVVLSGFMRLLPPRAVAAFAPRIVNTHPAYLPEFPGAHAVRDAIAAGATSSGASIIVVDTGVDTGPVLAQERVPVDPGDTEHTLHERIKVVERRLLVDTVRAISLGTIDLKELSPA; this is encoded by the coding sequence GTGCGGGTGCTCAACGTGGTCGTCCTCATCTCCGGCAGCGGGACCAACCTCCACGCCCTCCTCCAGGCGGCCGACCATGCGGACTACCCCGCGCGGGTGATCGCGGTCGGGGCCGATCGCGATGCCGACGGCCTCCGCTTCGCCGAGGAGCGCGGCATCCCCACCTTCACGGTCCCGTTCGCGAGCTTCCCCGACCGCGCGGCCTGGGGCGACGAGCTCGCGGCGGCCATCGCCGGCTGGGAACCCGACCTGGTGGTCCTCAGCGGCTTCATGCGCCTCCTGCCGCCGCGCGCCGTGGCGGCGTTCGCGCCTCGCATCGTCAACACGCATCCGGCGTACCTGCCGGAGTTCCCGGGTGCCCACGCCGTCCGGGACGCCATCGCCGCCGGGGCCACGAGCTCCGGGGCGTCCATCATCGTCGTCGACACCGGGGTCGACACCGGGCCGGTGCTCGCGCAGGAGCGCGTGCCCGTGGATCCCGGCGACACCGAGCACACCCTGCACGAGCGCATCAAGGTCGTGGAGCGCAGGCTCCTCGTCGACACGGTGCGCGCGATCTCCCTCGGCACCATCGACCTCAAGGAGCTGTCCCCGGCATGA